One window of Microbacterium sediminis genomic DNA carries:
- a CDS encoding MFS transporter, producing the protein MSSEECSPTPVEPPSASATRDPGGLTAYRSLPAAAGWGFLVATGLGRLPLSMVPLAILTLASAATGSIAVGGVAAAASALGEAVGAPVAGALTDRHGQRRVLLIGVVLHLAALLAFGASAGLAPDPVVVMLAGAAGLTLPQVGALSRARWLVVAPQHRQTAFAFEGAIDEVVYIFGPALVGLIAVVSGPAAALIVSGLLVAVFVSWFAVHPSHRLVPRRRKRSATAGDARPPRMRGRDRLLVAVAFTGMLAMGVFFGASQTGLTAFAEEARISGAGPLLYAVMAVGSAATTLAMVAVPGRIRPWARWMIAGAGMTAGSLLLVLADDTAMVIVACVLAGAFQGPLMLTVFDVSGSVARPGSGGIVMTLTASGVVLGLAVGAAVSGVLAEHLGSAGAFVVVLAVSALQVVLGFGMRLVAQAPSPVTGS; encoded by the coding sequence ATGTCGTCCGAAGAGTGCTCGCCGACCCCCGTCGAACCGCCGAGCGCTTCCGCCACGCGGGACCCCGGCGGGCTCACCGCGTACCGCTCGCTGCCGGCGGCGGCGGGCTGGGGCTTCCTCGTCGCCACAGGCCTGGGCCGGCTCCCGCTGTCGATGGTGCCCCTGGCGATCCTGACCCTGGCGAGTGCCGCCACAGGCTCGATTGCCGTGGGAGGGGTCGCCGCAGCAGCGTCGGCCCTCGGCGAGGCGGTCGGGGCGCCCGTCGCGGGTGCGCTGACCGACAGGCACGGGCAGCGGCGTGTGCTGCTGATCGGCGTGGTCCTCCATCTCGCGGCGCTCCTGGCATTCGGTGCCTCGGCCGGCCTCGCGCCGGATCCCGTCGTCGTGATGCTCGCGGGCGCCGCGGGGCTCACCCTGCCCCAGGTGGGGGCGCTCTCGCGGGCGCGCTGGCTCGTCGTCGCGCCGCAGCACCGGCAGACCGCCTTCGCGTTCGAGGGCGCGATCGACGAGGTCGTCTACATCTTCGGCCCCGCGCTGGTCGGGCTCATCGCGGTCGTGTCGGGGCCGGCCGCCGCCCTCATCGTGTCGGGGCTGCTCGTCGCGGTCTTCGTGAGCTGGTTCGCGGTGCACCCGAGCCACCGTCTCGTCCCCCGCCGGCGGAAGCGATCCGCGACTGCCGGGGACGCGAGGCCGCCGCGGATGCGCGGCCGGGACCGCCTGCTCGTCGCGGTCGCCTTCACGGGCATGCTGGCGATGGGCGTCTTCTTCGGCGCCAGCCAGACCGGGCTGACCGCGTTCGCCGAGGAGGCCAGGATCTCGGGGGCGGGTCCGCTGCTGTACGCGGTGATGGCCGTGGGATCGGCGGCGACCACGCTGGCGATGGTCGCCGTGCCCGGACGCATCCGCCCGTGGGCTCGGTGGATGATCGCGGGCGCCGGGATGACGGCCGGATCGCTGCTCCTCGTGCTCGCGGACGACACGGCCATGGTGATCGTCGCGTGCGTCCTCGCCGGCGCCTTCCAGGGACCGTTGATGCTGACGGTGTTCGACGTCTCCGGGTCCGTCGCGCGACCCGGCAGCGGCGGCATCGTCATGACGCTCACCGCCAGCGGCGTCGTCCTCGGCCTCGCCGTCGGGGCCGCCGTCTCCGGCGTGCTGGCCGAGCATCTCGGCTCGGCGGGCGCGTTCGTCGTGGTGCTCGCCGTGTCGGCGCTGCAGGTCGTCCTGGGCTTCGGCATGCGCCTCGTCGCGCAGGCGCCCTCGCCCGTGACGGGCTCATGA
- the uraH gene encoding hydroxyisourate hydrolase yields the protein MPHLTTHVLDAASGMPAPGIRLVLSTAAGERVATAETDADGRAAVGPDRLPAGDYTLRFETGGYFAHKRVDTFYPFVDVTFTVVDQRHVHVPLLLSPFAYSTYRGS from the coding sequence ATGCCCCACCTGACGACTCACGTCCTCGACGCGGCGAGCGGGATGCCCGCCCCTGGCATCCGCCTCGTGCTCTCCACGGCGGCGGGGGAGCGGGTCGCGACCGCGGAGACCGACGCCGACGGTCGCGCGGCGGTCGGCCCCGACCGGTTGCCCGCCGGCGACTACACGCTGCGCTTCGAGACGGGCGGCTACTTCGCGCACAAGCGCGTCGACACGTTCTACCCGTTCGTGGACGTGACGTTCACGGTCGTCGATCAGCGGCACGTTCATGTCCCGCTCCTGCTCAGCCCGTTCGCCTACTCCACCTACCGGGGGTCCTGA
- a CDS encoding DUF4032 domain-containing protein, with translation MPESLRITAAEIDPQLLTLPWRVPLEDWPSENIVRLPKGISRHTVRFSELSGQVVAVKETTETMARREYEMLGALRRLEIPCVRRVAVIADRTLPTGEALPSALVTAHLSFSMPYRALFTHTLQPSTATRLVDALALLLVRLHNVGFYWGDVSLSNTLFRRDAGAFAAYLVDAETGELHEGGLTDGQREHDLDLARTNIAGEIMDLAASGRLDSDVEAIRIADGIVSAYRSLWAELTAPESFDMTEAWRITERVRRLNELGFDIDEMAIQTAADGTHVSITPKVVDAGHHQRRLLRLTGLDVQENQARRLLNDLDEYRARTGRSEEEEEVAAHEWLTRVFEPVIRAIPFDLRAKLEPAEVFHQVLEHRWLISEQREQWVPLAETLSSYIDTVLRHRRDEATIMGPPTETITAAVRTTSPDEVEGDWRDFV, from the coding sequence GTGCCCGAATCACTCCGGATCACCGCCGCGGAGATCGACCCGCAGCTGCTGACCCTGCCCTGGCGCGTGCCGCTGGAGGACTGGCCGAGCGAGAACATCGTGCGGCTGCCGAAGGGCATCTCGCGCCACACGGTGCGCTTCAGCGAGCTGTCGGGCCAGGTGGTCGCCGTCAAGGAGACCACCGAGACGATGGCCCGGCGCGAGTACGAGATGCTCGGCGCGCTGCGGCGCCTCGAGATCCCCTGCGTGCGCCGCGTGGCGGTGATCGCCGACCGCACGCTTCCCACCGGTGAGGCGCTCCCCTCGGCGCTCGTGACCGCGCACCTGAGCTTCTCGATGCCCTACCGCGCGCTGTTCACGCACACGCTGCAGCCGTCGACGGCCACCCGCCTGGTCGACGCGCTGGCGCTGCTGCTCGTGCGCCTGCACAACGTGGGCTTCTACTGGGGCGACGTGTCGCTGTCGAACACGCTGTTCCGGCGCGACGCGGGCGCCTTCGCCGCCTACCTCGTCGACGCCGAGACGGGCGAGCTGCACGAGGGCGGCCTGACCGACGGGCAGCGCGAGCACGATCTCGATCTCGCCCGCACCAACATCGCCGGCGAGATCATGGACCTCGCCGCGAGCGGCCGGCTCGACTCCGACGTCGAGGCGATCCGGATCGCCGACGGCATCGTCTCGGCCTACCGGTCGCTGTGGGCGGAGCTGACGGCGCCCGAGTCGTTCGACATGACCGAGGCGTGGCGCATCACCGAGCGCGTGCGGCGCCTGAACGAGCTCGGCTTCGACATCGACGAGATGGCGATCCAGACCGCCGCCGACGGCACCCACGTCTCGATCACCCCGAAGGTCGTCGACGCGGGGCACCACCAGCGTCGGCTGCTCCGGCTGACCGGGCTCGACGTGCAGGAGAACCAGGCCCGCCGCCTGCTCAACGACCTCGACGAGTACCGCGCGCGCACCGGCCGCAGCGAGGAGGAAGAGGAGGTCGCGGCGCACGAATGGCTCACGCGCGTGTTCGAGCCGGTGATCCGCGCGATCCCGTTCGACCTGCGCGCCAAACTCGAGCCCGCCGAGGTGTTCCACCAGGTGCTCGAGCACCGCTGGCTCATCTCCGAGCAGCGCGAGCAATGGGTGCCGCTGGCCGAGACCCTCTCCAGCTACATCGACACGGTGCTGCGCCACCGGCGCGACGAGGCCACGATCATGGGCCCGCCGACCGAGACGATCACCGCCGCCGTCCGCACGACGTCGCCCGACGAGGTCGAGGGCGACTGGCGCGACTTCGTCTGA
- a CDS encoding nucleoside deaminase has protein sequence MTADALATSFTLRLPEWLERELPRLPEILPDVDGRMALVNRLARRNFAEGNGGPFAALVVERETGRLVSVGVNVVLSTGISSGHAEVVALGLAQQRVGGWDLAAAHLPEHELVVNWRPCVQCYGATMWSGVTSLVVAGSGPELEELSGFDEGPMREDWDEQFRRRGISVVSGVRRDEALDVYREYGAWVAAHDGVVYNARASRPE, from the coding sequence ATGACCGCCGACGCCCTCGCCACCTCGTTCACCCTGCGGCTGCCCGAGTGGCTCGAACGGGAGCTGCCGCGGCTCCCCGAGATCCTCCCCGACGTCGACGGGCGCATGGCGCTGGTCAATCGGCTCGCGCGCCGCAACTTCGCGGAGGGCAACGGCGGCCCCTTCGCCGCCCTCGTCGTCGAGCGGGAGACCGGGCGGCTCGTGTCCGTGGGAGTGAACGTCGTGCTCTCCACCGGGATCTCTTCCGGCCACGCCGAGGTGGTGGCCCTCGGCCTGGCACAGCAGCGGGTGGGCGGCTGGGACCTGGCCGCCGCGCACCTGCCCGAGCACGAGCTGGTCGTCAACTGGCGCCCCTGCGTGCAGTGCTACGGCGCGACGATGTGGTCGGGTGTGACCTCGCTCGTGGTCGCCGGCTCCGGGCCCGAGCTCGAGGAGCTGTCCGGGTTCGACGAGGGCCCGATGCGCGAGGACTGGGACGAGCAGTTCCGCCGCCGCGGCATCTCGGTCGTCTCCGGGGTGCGGCGCGACGAGGCGCTCGACGTCTATCGCGAGTACGGGGCGTGGGTCGCCGCGCACGACGGCGTCGTCTACAACGCCCGCGCCTCGCGACCGGAGTGA
- a CDS encoding ABC transporter ATP-binding protein, producing MASVTFDNATRTYPGGTRPAVDKLNLEIGDGEFLVLVGPSGCGKSTSLRMLAGLEEVNDGRILIGDRDVTDVPPKDRDIAMVFQNYALYPHMTVAENMGFALKIAGVGKQERADRVLEAAKLLDLEPYLNRKPKALSGGQRQRVAMGRAIVREPQVFLMDEPLSNLDAKLRVQTRTQIASLQRRLGVTTVYVTHDQTEALTMGDRIAVLKDGILQQVGTPRDLYEAPTNVFVAGFIGSPAMNLFPADIVEGGIKFGSKTVPIEASALAKAHGSEVTVGVRPEDIQVGPAGGEGLQVTVDLVEELGADGYLYGHSEIEGKRTDIVARVDGRTHPMAGETVALTPVPDHVHVFDLETGERLIEKAIAAV from the coding sequence ATGGCATCCGTCACGTTCGACAACGCCACCCGCACCTACCCCGGTGGCACCCGTCCTGCGGTCGACAAGCTGAACCTCGAGATCGGCGACGGCGAGTTCCTCGTCCTGGTCGGCCCGTCGGGTTGCGGAAAGTCGACCTCGCTGCGCATGCTCGCCGGCCTCGAAGAGGTCAACGACGGACGCATCCTCATCGGCGATCGCGACGTCACCGACGTGCCGCCGAAGGACCGCGACATCGCGATGGTTTTCCAGAACTACGCGCTGTACCCGCACATGACGGTCGCCGAGAACATGGGCTTCGCCCTGAAGATCGCCGGCGTCGGCAAGCAGGAGCGCGCCGACCGCGTGCTCGAGGCCGCCAAGCTGCTCGATCTGGAGCCCTACCTGAACCGCAAGCCGAAGGCGCTCTCGGGCGGTCAGCGTCAGCGCGTCGCCATGGGCCGCGCGATCGTGCGCGAGCCGCAGGTGTTCCTCATGGACGAGCCGCTGTCGAACCTCGACGCCAAGCTGCGCGTGCAGACCCGCACCCAGATCGCCTCGCTCCAGCGCCGCCTCGGCGTCACCACGGTGTACGTCACGCACGACCAGACCGAGGCGCTCACCATGGGCGACCGGATCGCCGTGCTCAAGGACGGCATCCTGCAGCAGGTCGGCACGCCGCGCGACCTGTACGAGGCTCCGACGAACGTGTTCGTCGCCGGCTTCATCGGCTCCCCCGCGATGAACCTGTTCCCCGCCGACATCGTCGAGGGCGGCATCAAGTTCGGCAGCAAGACCGTGCCGATCGAGGCGTCGGCGCTCGCCAAGGCACACGGCTCGGAGGTCACCGTCGGCGTGCGCCCCGAGGACATCCAGGTCGGCCCGGCCGGCGGCGAGGGCCTGCAGGTGACGGTCGACCTCGTCGAGGAGCTCGGCGCCGACGGCTACCTCTACGGCCACAGCGAGATCGAGGGCAAGCGCACCGACATCGTCGCGCGCGTCGACGGCCGCACCCACCCGATGGCCGGCGAGACGGTCGCGCTCACCCCGGTGCCCGACCACGTGCACGTGTTCGACCTCGAGACGGGCGAGCGTCTCATCGAGAAGGCCATCGCGGCCGTCTGA
- a CDS encoding ABC transporter permease, with protein MSGSHTAALSQVATVEAPALAAKVRADARRATMKALGSSLLTFALTIVTVLVLWQGTLSLFGVSAYVGKGPADVWTFLVSAPDAAANRAQLFGQLGETLGDAAIGFVAGLVVALLVAMLFQLSNGAEQALMPLAMLLRSVPLVAMAPVIILIFQRSFVTVAVIGGIVVLFPALVNIVFGLRSSSPLMNDVIAVYGGSAWTALRKVALPNALPSLLAAVRISVPGAITGALLAEWLAVGGGIGGSVGAYQAQAQFSALWTAVVLVTAAALVIYNIVAVVESIVLARMGMADRS; from the coding sequence ATGAGCGGATCCCACACGGCCGCACTGTCCCAGGTCGCCACCGTCGAGGCGCCCGCACTGGCCGCGAAGGTCCGCGCCGACGCCCGCCGCGCGACGATGAAGGCGCTCGGGTCGAGCCTGCTGACCTTCGCGCTGACCATCGTGACGGTGCTGGTCCTGTGGCAGGGGACGCTGTCCCTCTTCGGCGTCAGCGCCTACGTGGGCAAGGGGCCTGCCGACGTCTGGACGTTCCTCGTCAGCGCGCCCGACGCCGCGGCGAACCGGGCCCAGCTGTTCGGCCAGCTGGGCGAGACGCTCGGCGACGCGGCGATCGGCTTCGTCGCAGGCCTCGTCGTCGCGCTCCTCGTCGCGATGCTGTTCCAGCTCAGCAACGGCGCCGAGCAGGCGCTCATGCCCCTCGCCATGCTGCTGCGCTCGGTACCGCTCGTCGCGATGGCGCCCGTGATCATCCTGATCTTCCAGCGCAGCTTCGTGACGGTCGCGGTCATCGGGGGCATCGTGGTGCTCTTCCCCGCGCTCGTGAACATCGTCTTCGGGCTGCGCTCCTCGTCGCCGCTGATGAACGACGTCATCGCCGTCTACGGCGGATCCGCGTGGACCGCGCTGCGCAAGGTCGCCCTGCCGAACGCGCTGCCCTCCCTGCTGGCGGCCGTGCGGATCTCCGTCCCGGGCGCGATCACCGGCGCCCTCCTGGCCGAATGGCTGGCGGTCGGCGGCGGGATCGGCGGCAGCGTCGGCGCCTATCAGGCACAGGCGCAGTTCTCCGCCCTGTGGACGGCCGTCGTGCTCGTCACCGCCGCCGCGCTGGTCATCTACAACATCGTCGCCGTCGTCGAGTCGATCGTGCTCGCCCGCATGGGCATGGCCGACCGCTCCTGA
- a CDS encoding DsbA family protein, translated as MSSDETPGRRDALRAKAKQVTAKQTRARVLWRVAAGVVIVGALTAAGIAITNTVVPEVTGETQVPRGFVEGGFSVDDVDLSSMSDAATPEATPEPAEEPQPSETPAEEPVQIRIYVDYLSEEAGAFEAANAARLAQWVTGGDVSLSYHPVAMLTAKSSGTKYSQRAVSAAACVATHSGNAFAAYNHELLTNQPEVGTEGYTDEELADLAVAVGAENTREVRDCIEGEDYVAWAREATAAALDGALPGTDDVELAGVPLILVDGQAYVGSLDDPAEFTQFVLTVESDAYLATPTPTPTPAE; from the coding sequence ATGTCGAGTGACGAGACGCCGGGCCGGCGCGACGCACTGCGGGCCAAGGCCAAGCAGGTGACGGCCAAGCAGACCCGCGCCCGCGTGCTGTGGCGCGTGGCCGCGGGAGTGGTGATCGTGGGCGCGCTGACCGCCGCCGGGATCGCGATCACCAACACGGTGGTGCCGGAGGTCACGGGCGAGACGCAGGTGCCGCGCGGCTTCGTGGAGGGCGGGTTCTCCGTGGACGATGTCGACCTCTCGAGCATGAGCGACGCGGCCACCCCCGAGGCGACGCCGGAGCCCGCCGAGGAGCCGCAGCCCTCGGAGACGCCGGCCGAGGAGCCCGTCCAGATCCGCATCTACGTCGACTACCTGTCGGAGGAGGCGGGTGCCTTCGAGGCGGCCAACGCCGCCCGGCTCGCGCAGTGGGTCACCGGCGGCGACGTGTCGCTCAGCTACCACCCGGTCGCGATGCTGACCGCCAAGTCGAGCGGCACCAAGTACTCGCAGCGCGCGGTCTCGGCGGCCGCGTGCGTCGCGACGCATTCCGGCAACGCGTTCGCGGCCTACAACCACGAGCTGCTCACCAACCAGCCCGAGGTGGGCACCGAGGGCTACACCGATGAGGAGCTCGCGGACCTCGCGGTCGCGGTCGGCGCCGAGAACACGCGCGAGGTGCGCGACTGCATCGAGGGCGAGGACTACGTCGCCTGGGCGCGCGAGGCCACGGCGGCGGCCCTCGACGGCGCGCTGCCGGGCACCGACGACGTGGAGCTCGCGGGTGTGCCGCTCATCCTCGTCGACGGCCAGGCCTACGTGGGCAGCCTCGACGATCCGGCCGAGTTCACCCAGTTCGTGCTCACGGTCGAGAGCGACGCCTACCTCGCGACCCCGACCCCCACGCCGACACCCGCGGAGTGA
- the add gene encoding adenosine deaminase yields MSHTTAPPSLREFAFGLPKAELHLHLEGTLEPELKFALAARNGVELAEKTVSEVTATYDFTDLTSFLAVYYPAMRVLQTAEDFHDLAWAYLQRAKEHGVVHVEMFFDPQAHTSRGVPFDTVVSGYRRAAVRAQRELGVSAELILCFLRDFSAEYAMATLMEALPYKAWIVGVGLDSDERDNPPAKFAEVFARAKAEGFLTTMHCDIDQAGSLENIRTVIEEIGVDRIDHGTNIVEDPELVELARQRGLGFTCCPVSNSFVTEQMKTDEIVGLLRRGVKVTVNSDDPAYFGAYVADNYIALAEKAGLSHADLAQLAINSFDASWMTPARRTAHVDAVRRYAAEHGVTLPS; encoded by the coding sequence ATGTCTCACACCACCGCTCCCCCGTCGCTGCGCGAGTTCGCCTTCGGGCTGCCCAAGGCCGAGCTGCACTTGCACCTGGAGGGCACGCTCGAGCCCGAGCTGAAGTTCGCCCTGGCCGCGCGCAACGGCGTCGAGCTCGCGGAGAAGACCGTGTCGGAGGTGACGGCGACCTACGACTTCACGGATCTGACGAGCTTCCTCGCCGTCTACTACCCGGCGATGCGCGTGCTGCAGACCGCCGAGGACTTCCACGACCTGGCGTGGGCGTACCTGCAGCGGGCGAAGGAGCACGGCGTCGTGCACGTCGAGATGTTCTTCGATCCGCAGGCCCACACCAGCAGGGGCGTCCCCTTCGACACGGTGGTCTCCGGCTATCGTCGCGCCGCGGTCCGGGCGCAGCGCGAGCTCGGCGTCTCGGCGGAGCTGATCCTCTGCTTCCTGCGGGACTTCTCCGCCGAGTACGCCATGGCGACGCTGATGGAAGCGCTGCCCTACAAGGCCTGGATCGTCGGCGTCGGACTCGACTCCGACGAGCGCGACAACCCGCCGGCGAAGTTCGCGGAGGTGTTCGCCCGCGCCAAGGCCGAGGGCTTCCTGACCACGATGCACTGCGACATCGACCAGGCGGGCTCCCTCGAGAACATCCGCACCGTCATCGAGGAGATCGGCGTGGACCGCATCGACCACGGGACGAACATCGTGGAGGACCCCGAGCTCGTCGAGCTGGCCAGGCAGCGCGGACTCGGGTTCACCTGCTGCCCCGTGTCCAACTCGTTCGTCACCGAGCAGATGAAGACCGACGAGATCGTCGGGCTCCTGCGCCGGGGCGTGAAGGTGACGGTCAACTCCGACGACCCGGCCTACTTCGGCGCCTATGTCGCCGACAACTACATCGCCCTCGCCGAGAAGGCGGGCCTCAGCCATGCCGATCTCGCGCAGCTGGCGATCAACTCCTTCGACGCCTCCTGGATGACCCCCGCCCGGCGCACCGCTCACGTCGACGCGGTGCGCCGCTACGCGGCGGAGCACGGCGTGACGCTGCCGTCCTGA
- the uraD gene encoding 2-oxo-4-hydroxy-4-carboxy-5-ureidoimidazoline decarboxylase, producing MQLSEFNALPDAAARAVVRVWADVPAWVSAIVAARPFRSVTEASGLAAAAARDWTMRDLDAALAHHPRIGERVSARSEEADHSRREQSSMAAASDALTARMATANAAYEQRFGRVFLIRAAGRSPEEMLAELERRLANDPHDEWREAAAQLAEIAVLRLEQTLEA from the coding sequence GTGCAGCTGAGCGAGTTCAACGCCCTGCCCGACGCTGCGGCGCGCGCGGTCGTCCGGGTGTGGGCCGACGTCCCCGCCTGGGTGTCGGCGATCGTGGCGGCCCGTCCGTTCCGCTCCGTCACGGAGGCGTCGGGGCTCGCGGCAGCCGCTGCGCGCGACTGGACGATGCGGGATCTGGACGCGGCGCTCGCGCACCACCCGCGGATCGGCGAGCGCGTCTCGGCGCGATCCGAGGAGGCCGATCACTCCCGCCGCGAGCAGTCGTCGATGGCGGCGGCCTCCGATGCCCTCACGGCTCGCATGGCCACGGCGAACGCCGCGTACGAGCAGCGCTTCGGCCGCGTGTTCCTCATCCGCGCGGCGGGCCGTTCGCCCGAGGAGATGCTCGCGGAGCTCGAGCGACGCCTCGCGAACGACCCCCACGACGAATGGCGTGAGGCGGCCGCGCAGCTTGCCGAGATCGCCGTGCTCCGCCTCGAACAGACCCTGGAGGCCTGA
- the hpxO gene encoding FAD-dependent urate hydroxylase HpxO, producing MKVVIIGAGVGGTSAGIALQRLGHDVTIYDRIRENKPVGAALSLWSNGVKVLNWLGLSEEVAALGGRMDTMAYRDGLTGETMTEFSLAPITEKTGQRPYPVARADLQQLLMERFGTDRIRLGKKAVGIDQDDDRATVVFEDGSSDSADIVIGADGAKSIVRDYVVGRRMPRSYRGYVNYNGLVPANTAFGPAGQWTTYVAAGRRFAAMPVAGDRLYFFADVPGPSGEEPGSAHGALRDAFAGWAPGVASMIDSIDPASLNRVEIWDLDPFHTWVRGRVAILGDAAHNTAPDVGQGACSALEDSFVLGLLFSMTTLGPQDTLARYERARAERAGDLVERGRARAHETHAFEPGVTEAWYEGLRGADGSRIVRGILGNILESPTGLGADLA from the coding sequence ATGAAGGTCGTCATCATCGGGGCGGGAGTCGGCGGCACGAGCGCCGGCATCGCGCTGCAGCGTCTCGGGCACGACGTGACGATCTACGATCGGATCCGCGAGAACAAGCCGGTCGGCGCGGCCCTGTCGCTGTGGTCGAACGGCGTCAAGGTGCTCAACTGGCTCGGACTCTCCGAGGAGGTCGCCGCGCTCGGCGGGCGCATGGACACCATGGCCTACCGAGACGGCCTCACGGGTGAGACGATGACCGAGTTCAGCCTCGCGCCCATCACCGAGAAGACCGGCCAGCGCCCCTATCCCGTGGCGCGCGCCGACCTGCAGCAGCTGCTCATGGAGCGCTTCGGGACCGATCGGATCCGCCTGGGGAAGAAGGCCGTCGGGATCGACCAGGACGACGACCGGGCGACGGTCGTCTTCGAGGACGGGTCGTCCGACTCGGCCGACATCGTGATCGGCGCCGACGGCGCCAAGTCGATCGTCCGCGACTACGTGGTGGGCCGGCGGATGCCGCGCTCCTATCGCGGCTACGTCAACTACAACGGCCTGGTGCCGGCGAACACCGCGTTCGGCCCGGCCGGCCAGTGGACGACGTATGTCGCGGCGGGCAGGCGCTTCGCCGCGATGCCCGTCGCGGGCGATCGCCTCTACTTCTTCGCCGACGTGCCCGGCCCCTCGGGGGAGGAGCCGGGGTCCGCGCACGGCGCGCTGCGCGACGCGTTCGCGGGATGGGCTCCGGGTGTCGCGTCGATGATCGACTCGATCGATCCGGCCTCGCTCAATCGCGTGGAGATCTGGGACCTGGATCCGTTCCACACCTGGGTGCGCGGACGCGTCGCGATCCTGGGCGACGCCGCGCACAACACCGCTCCCGACGTGGGGCAGGGGGCGTGCTCCGCGCTGGAGGACTCGTTCGTGCTCGGGCTGCTCTTCTCGATGACGACGCTCGGCCCGCAGGACACGCTCGCCCGCTACGAGCGCGCTCGTGCCGAGCGCGCCGGCGACCTCGTCGAGCGCGGCCGTGCCCGCGCGCACGAGACGCACGCCTTCGAGCCCGGTGTCACCGAGGCCTGGTACGAAGGCCTGCGCGGCGCCGACGGATCCCGGATCGTCCGCGGCATCCTCGGCAACATCCTCGAGAGCCCCACCGGCCTCGGGGCCGACCTCGCCTGA